One region of Quercus lobata isolate SW786 chromosome 2, ValleyOak3.0 Primary Assembly, whole genome shotgun sequence genomic DNA includes:
- the LOC115973988 gene encoding uncharacterized protein LOC115973988: MKTKFHPSKICISVAWQKPPLGWAKLNTDGSALGNPGRAELWALRDGLIIVKELGLCNLIVELDASSVVQLLSSDKPYLLMKPLLSDCRSLYRTIPNKRIQHVYREANQCADALARLGSSVVSSFVVFVEPPPVVVSLLALDEAGFCCNRLVCC, from the exons atgaaaacaaaatttcatccTTCCAAAATCTGCATTTCTGTTGCTTGGCAGAAACCTCCTCTTGGGTGGGCAAAACTCAATACGGATGGCTCGGCTTTAGGCAATCCTGGCAGAGCAG AATTATGGGCCCTTAGAGATGGCCTCATCATTGTCAAGGAATTGGGGCTTTGTAACTTGATTGTAGAGTTAGATGCTTCAAGTGTTGTTCAGTTGTTATCTAGTGATAAGCCATATTTGTTAATGAAACCTTTATTGTCTGATTGCAGGAGCCTATACAGAACAATTCCTAACAAACGGATACAGCATGTATATCGAGAAGCAAATCAATGTGCTGATGCACTAGCTAGATTGGGATCAAGTGTTGTTtcctcttttgttgtttttgttgaaccACCGCCTGTGGTGGTCAGCTTGCTAGCCCTTGATGAGGCTGGCTTTTGTTGTAATAGACTTGTTTGTTGTTAA